Proteins from one Setaria italica strain Yugu1 chromosome V, Setaria_italica_v2.0, whole genome shotgun sequence genomic window:
- the LOC105914387 gene encoding formin-like protein 16 translates to MRRHVLAGLRPTPHLPQPARESSGISIAFTRASPSKPSAPPCSLPLHFFSFHRKSQEPSPVPHRRPKSLGRAPPPPNSPRPRLRHFPSYLPDRFLLLTVRSLGGNQKISPPPLPSAEAPPPRPPAKNSGSAPPEPNSSRPPSPPPLRIAPQASAPFSIGAPGGNRRFPGRHCSRAAPSSTPPSTTPFPTSSSPYIYSNRALNR, encoded by the coding sequence ATGCGTCGCCACGTGCTCGCCGGCCTCCGGCCAACGCCGCATCTTCCCCAACCGGCGAGGGAGTCGTCCGGGATCTCGATCGCCTTCACCCGCGCCTCGCCTTCAAAGCCTAGCGCCCCTCCctgctctctccctctccatttcttttccttccaccGCAAGAGCCAAGAACCGAGCCCTGTGCCTCACCGCCGGCCAAAATCCCTCGgccgtgcgccaccgccgcccaatAGCCCTcgcccgcgcctgcgccacttCCCCAGCTACCTCCCCGACCGATTCTTGCTGCTCACCGTCCGCTCCCTGGGCGGAAATCAAAAGATTTCTCCCCCGCCATTGCCGTCGGCCGAAGCTCCACCTCCTCGCCCGCCGGCCAAGAACTCCGGCAGCGCGCCACCGGAGCCCAATAGCTCGCGGCCCCCGTCTCCTCCACCTCTCCGTATAGCTCCGCAAGCCTCCGCGCCGTTCTCCATCGGTGCTCCGGGCGGGAATCGAAGGTTTCCCGGCCGCCATTGTAGCCGCGCCGCTCCAAGCTCAACCCCGCCGTCGACGACTCCATTCCCAACCTCCTCTTCGCCGTACATCTACTCAAACCGAGCCTTG